Proteins encoded together in one Aminipila butyrica window:
- a CDS encoding RHS repeat-associated core domain-containing protein, whose amino-acid sequence MLKIKEGLKSDKIAAILIVALLVMIPISQVFSMNAPQIEGKKTVKMSRTLEDIKSGSLDSRYNTKLNAPFNQATGGIREEIRLDTGDLIIGKELINVSGKNDLNLELNLRYQASQASFYDETTRAEEISVVSKGKILIAYYDSFETDGSFRNTRGVPYQTQPGEKVTVEKEVNIKGTNEKLFFNGYYCYEGSEKNIYHAGNIKNSVREKSKGDYDSTFGLGLNIDMPSLNIDNGLIYVTLDNGQTYRADFNKQSGLTGYELTNIQFAKYSAEETATENSAYKLSYANGYKIYYNASGEVIEEEGLYGNQIIYYYDQVLGKKELVKIADKSGRCINLSYTADTVTIDYGEKKISLIKKEIAKDKWVLDKIIDEMGNETSYDYEIKEAAFDGIGTGKMAANKIALVTNIKYQNGLETKYEYSEGTKNFSKGQAKYYKVSKRYDVSKGTIKNELKYEYFGEPDGYPNGHENVNESYQYKTRQTDKKGEAIDFTYNGRHQLIKEEQSVLVEKEYQLKKSIATSYVDKLNLPQKVVSTEYGAEGLKKEHYDYYGYDSRGNLVSTASPKENTEESKKAYETRNVYDYSFNIKIREGYKKDQNTGILVENKLDDNRKNIIETNVFRFVKENVQASELVKVDTKNLVPIRKTTYRYDGNNNLIEAKLFSDNKPVRTDLYEYDKKGLYPVRQIIEDVKLGKTDKRDLVTEYEYDFFTGLLLRQKNAEDNQTYYDYDKADRVVNVVNPDGTEINYKYDDKTNIIEAVNENGELSKYTYTPTGSLEAIEYPSEQLVAKRNQYDAYERLTSEENAEGARVEYAYDSFSRLEAVALLDAGNKLLMKKELKYEDVYKDKSGRLYTRVSLSQIGNDNKVTKNFYYNRYEELEKEGILSGEQELTKSYDYDYQGNVVSYEDELKQSSTYEYDIFGNLLKDVNPKKYATNYYYDSLGNLTRLKDANDINYYYEYNNVGLLISQSMPYKDGVYVKSYADYDSLGNLVRTVNAKNEKLDYSYDKRGQLTGVKQYDKNQRSITTKYTYDNVGRLTSLKKGITNETDDTSYQENKYFYNGLGDLVKELDEQGKETSYKYDKEGRLIEKTDRNGITTFFKYDGAGRLIEKRNSKESEENLLNYEYDLMGNLVRTKDELAVTDYSYDDLNRVTNVQVKNSEYSLYDKAQSPFINDKGTSTVIQKKYSYDNLSRIKSFEIYNNTTLEQKEEYRYDELSRLTGIKEKGILYAYEYDKTGKLLKESNPVTNVDRNYTYYKSGKVRSVVTDKVGKDSINLAAIDRAYYEYDELGNITYKEENQDKYTYNYDMLGRLEYSIFNDSHIDYEYDKYGNIQQEIKYKEDQSKPNKMFAYSKTDYKYDSGNRLTYLNYTEGSRTFDIQKETFLQYDGEGNLLEKKDYSRNENMGNLGTEINRYTYNGFNQQTGYSGGKGDYRYYYNAEGLRSRKEKLQSLSNPTFQNEIEQTPLKTEDNKPANVINYYYNNGNIVLETDKDNQTTAKTLHGIHLIKRETKGALPAAIATAKEAANPNLVPTSSLASNANLTEGEEDQAAYKDFITYYYLQNSNGDVTKLLDCDGKVIKDYQYEPFGKDIEGRKNTFGDNYFQSKWKEEVEDQALNNPYKYTGQYQDQENGNYYLRARYYDPSIQRFTQEDSYPGSVMEPGSLNWYAYCGNDPINNIDPSGYKTVKVQSNGKAPTGLKKGDIVKTAGGNYKITGVNKNGSYKSEKVKSGNSSSSSSNKSTSSGGSSKGSSVSVTVTLKNGTTVKATLKNGVTTLTNGSRPPEGAVVHTASGDYRMSGGSGKKVSPYANLNTLGTVTSSMGTGITALGDTGKVAMPNAIANTPKPNNIGAGTWNKTLAANTATAASDMNKVSNFGTKVGNTAIVIDVGCSIYQDYNAGKPISKIAYDAAVNGAVGIGGVGATKLSTVAGEGLGGPPGAIIGGVAGPVAYTYYVDVQTYENLGNKTARQWAIDLYDPKR is encoded by the coding sequence ATGTTAAAGATAAAAGAAGGTTTGAAATCTGACAAGATTGCGGCAATACTGATAGTGGCCCTGTTGGTAATGATCCCCATAAGTCAGGTTTTTTCAATGAATGCACCTCAGATTGAGGGGAAAAAGACCGTAAAGATGTCCAGGACCTTAGAGGATATCAAATCAGGGTCCTTAGACAGCAGATATAATACGAAACTGAATGCCCCCTTTAATCAGGCTACCGGCGGAATTCGGGAGGAGATCCGATTAGATACAGGAGACCTAATCATCGGAAAGGAACTAATCAATGTAAGTGGGAAAAATGATCTAAATTTGGAATTAAATTTAAGGTATCAGGCATCTCAGGCAAGTTTTTATGATGAGACCACAAGGGCAGAAGAAATAAGTGTCGTGTCAAAAGGAAAGATTCTTATTGCATACTATGACAGCTTTGAGACAGATGGTTCTTTTAGAAATACCAGAGGAGTCCCTTATCAGACACAGCCTGGAGAAAAGGTAACCGTTGAGAAAGAAGTAAATATTAAAGGCACAAATGAGAAGTTATTTTTTAATGGCTACTATTGTTATGAAGGGTCTGAAAAAAACATCTATCATGCAGGAAATATCAAAAACAGTGTACGGGAAAAGAGTAAGGGGGATTATGATAGTACTTTTGGACTGGGCCTTAATATAGACATGCCTAGTTTAAATATAGACAATGGGCTGATATATGTAACGCTTGATAATGGACAAACTTATCGGGCTGATTTTAATAAGCAAAGCGGATTAACAGGCTATGAGTTGACCAATATTCAGTTTGCAAAATATTCTGCTGAAGAAACCGCCACAGAGAATTCGGCCTATAAGCTCAGTTATGCCAATGGGTATAAGATCTACTACAATGCAAGTGGAGAAGTTATTGAAGAAGAGGGTTTATATGGAAATCAAATAATCTATTACTATGATCAAGTTCTAGGCAAAAAAGAACTTGTAAAAATAGCGGATAAATCAGGCCGCTGTATTAATTTGAGTTATACAGCCGATACAGTAACCATTGACTATGGGGAGAAAAAAATAAGTCTGATTAAAAAAGAAATCGCAAAGGATAAATGGGTACTGGATAAAATTATTGACGAAATGGGGAATGAAACGTCTTATGACTATGAAATAAAAGAGGCGGCCTTTGACGGCATAGGAACGGGCAAAATGGCTGCTAACAAGATAGCCTTAGTAACCAATATTAAGTATCAAAATGGATTAGAAACAAAGTATGAGTACAGCGAAGGAACAAAAAATTTTTCAAAAGGGCAGGCCAAATACTATAAGGTTTCAAAACGATATGATGTATCAAAGGGAACTATAAAAAATGAGCTGAAATACGAGTATTTTGGTGAGCCAGATGGTTATCCAAATGGACATGAAAACGTCAATGAAAGCTATCAATATAAAACAAGGCAGACGGATAAGAAAGGAGAAGCAATCGATTTTACCTATAATGGTCGGCATCAGCTGATTAAAGAAGAGCAATCTGTTCTTGTTGAAAAAGAATATCAGTTGAAGAAGAGCATAGCCACAAGCTACGTTGACAAATTAAATCTGCCGCAAAAGGTGGTAAGCACAGAATATGGAGCGGAGGGCTTAAAGAAAGAGCACTACGATTATTACGGGTATGACAGCAGAGGAAACTTGGTAAGTACAGCAAGCCCGAAGGAAAACACAGAAGAAAGTAAAAAAGCTTATGAAACAAGGAATGTGTATGATTATAGCTTTAATATTAAGATTCGGGAAGGCTATAAAAAGGACCAGAATACCGGTATACTGGTGGAAAATAAGCTGGATGACAATAGAAAAAATATCATTGAAACAAATGTATTTCGGTTCGTAAAAGAGAATGTTCAAGCTTCAGAGCTGGTAAAAGTGGATACTAAGAATTTGGTTCCCATAAGGAAAACTACTTATAGATACGATGGAAATAACAATCTTATTGAAGCAAAGCTCTTTAGCGACAATAAGCCAGTGCGCACGGATTTGTATGAGTATGATAAAAAAGGATTATATCCTGTCAGGCAGATTATAGAGGATGTGAAACTGGGAAAAACAGATAAAAGGGATCTCGTGACCGAATATGAATACGATTTTTTTACAGGATTATTATTGCGCCAAAAAAACGCAGAAGATAATCAGACCTATTACGATTATGATAAAGCAGACCGGGTCGTAAATGTAGTAAATCCAGATGGCACAGAGATCAACTATAAGTATGATGATAAAACAAATATTATTGAAGCAGTTAATGAAAACGGAGAGTTATCTAAGTATACATATACCCCCACGGGAAGTCTGGAAGCTATTGAATACCCCAGTGAGCAGTTGGTTGCCAAAAGAAATCAATATGATGCTTATGAAAGACTGACATCAGAGGAAAATGCGGAAGGAGCAAGAGTGGAATACGCTTATGATTCTTTTTCACGCCTTGAAGCAGTCGCCTTATTGGATGCAGGAAACAAGCTTTTGATGAAAAAAGAGCTAAAATATGAGGATGTATATAAGGATAAATCAGGACGACTTTATACAAGGGTAAGTTTAAGCCAAATTGGTAATGACAATAAAGTCACCAAGAACTTCTATTACAACAGATATGAAGAACTGGAAAAAGAAGGTATCCTTTCAGGGGAGCAGGAACTAACCAAAAGCTATGACTATGACTACCAGGGAAATGTGGTTTCCTATGAAGACGAGTTAAAACAAAGCTCTACTTATGAATATGATATCTTCGGCAATTTATTAAAAGATGTGAATCCTAAAAAATATGCCACCAATTATTATTATGACTCACTAGGAAATCTCACCAGATTGAAAGATGCCAATGATATCAATTATTATTATGAATATAACAACGTAGGCTTGCTTATCAGCCAGAGTATGCCTTACAAGGATGGTGTTTATGTAAAAAGCTATGCGGATTATGACTCTCTGGGGAATCTGGTGCGCACAGTAAATGCAAAAAATGAAAAATTGGATTACTCCTATGATAAACGAGGACAACTCACCGGGGTAAAACAGTATGATAAAAATCAGAGGTCTATCACCACCAAGTATACTTATGATAATGTAGGACGGCTTACTTCCTTAAAAAAGGGCATAACCAATGAAACGGATGATACCAGCTATCAGGAAAATAAGTATTTCTATAACGGTTTGGGAGACCTTGTCAAGGAACTGGATGAACAGGGGAAGGAAACAAGCTATAAGTACGATAAAGAAGGAAGGCTGATAGAAAAAACAGATAGAAACGGCATTACGACCTTTTTTAAATATGATGGAGCTGGACGCCTGATTGAAAAGAGAAACAGCAAGGAATCTGAGGAAAATTTACTCAACTATGAATATGACTTGATGGGTAATCTAGTCAGAACAAAGGATGAATTAGCTGTAACAGATTATTCCTATGATGACTTGAATCGGGTAACCAATGTTCAGGTCAAAAACTCAGAATACAGCCTGTACGATAAAGCTCAGAGCCCTTTCATCAATGACAAGGGGACCAGTACAGTGATACAGAAAAAGTATAGTTATGATAACCTGAGCCGGATAAAAAGTTTTGAAATCTATAACAATACGACCTTAGAGCAAAAAGAAGAATACAGGTATGATGAACTATCCAGGCTGACGGGAATAAAAGAAAAGGGCATCCTCTATGCTTATGAATACGATAAGACAGGAAAGCTCTTAAAAGAAAGCAATCCGGTGACAAACGTAGACCGAAACTACACCTATTATAAATCAGGTAAAGTACGGAGCGTGGTTACAGATAAGGTTGGAAAAGATTCTATCAATCTGGCTGCCATAGACAGAGCCTATTATGAATATGACGAGCTTGGAAACATTACCTATAAGGAAGAGAATCAGGACAAGTATACATACAACTACGATATGCTGGGTCGGCTTGAATACTCTATCTTTAATGACAGTCACATCGATTATGAATACGATAAATACGGCAATATCCAGCAGGAAATCAAATATAAAGAGGACCAAAGCAAGCCCAATAAAATGTTTGCCTATTCTAAAACGGACTACAAGTATGATTCAGGAAACCGCTTGACCTATCTAAATTATACAGAAGGAAGCAGAACTTTTGATATACAGAAGGAAACTTTCCTGCAATATGATGGCGAAGGTAATCTGCTGGAGAAGAAAGACTACTCCAGAAATGAGAACATGGGCAACCTGGGAACAGAAATAAATAGGTATACCTATAACGGCTTTAACCAGCAGACCGGGTACAGCGGGGGAAAGGGAGATTATCGGTATTATTACAATGCGGAAGGGCTGCGATCCAGAAAAGAAAAACTACAGAGCTTGAGCAACCCAACTTTTCAGAATGAAATAGAGCAAACTCCCTTAAAAACTGAGGACAATAAGCCTGCTAATGTGATAAACTATTATTACAATAATGGAAATATTGTCCTGGAAACAGACAAAGATAACCAGACTACAGCCAAAACTCTTCATGGAATCCACCTGATTAAAAGAGAAACAAAGGGTGCGCTGCCTGCTGCTATTGCTACCGCTAAGGAAGCAGCCAACCCGAATTTAGTGCCGACTTCTTCTCTTGCTTCTAACGCAAACTTAACAGAAGGAGAAGAAGATCAGGCGGCATACAAGGATTTCATTACCTACTATTATCTTCAGAACAGTAATGGTGACGTGACCAAACTATTGGACTGTGACGGTAAGGTCATCAAGGACTACCAATACGAGCCTTTTGGCAAGGACATAGAGGGTAGGAAAAATACCTTTGGAGATAACTACTTCCAAAGCAAATGGAAAGAAGAGGTAGAAGATCAGGCTTTAAATAACCCGTATAAATACACCGGTCAGTATCAGGATCAAGAGAACGGAAATTACTACCTGAGAGCAAGGTATTATGACCCAAGTATTCAGCGGTTTACACAAGAAGATAGTTATCCTGGAAGTGTTATGGAGCCGGGAAGCTTGAACTGGTATGCGTACTGCGGGAACGATCCAATTAATAATATTGATCCTAGTGGATACAAAACAGTTAAAGTTCAGTCCAATGGCAAAGCACCTACAGGCCTAAAAAAAGGTGATATAGTAAAGACCGCGGGTGGTAACTATAAGATAACGGGTGTTAATAAGAATGGTAGCTATAAATCAGAAAAGGTTAAGAGTGGAAACAGCAGTAGTTCATCGTCAAATAAATCTACATCTTCGGGTGGTTCTTCCAAGGGCAGTTCGGTATCTGTTACGGTCACTTTGAAAAATGGGACCACTGTAAAGGCGACGCTTAAAAATGGAGTGACTACTCTAACAAATGGCAGTAGACCGCCAGAGGGAGCAGTGGTTCATACAGCTTCGGGTGACTATAGGATGTCCGGGGGCAGTGGTAAAAAAGTATCACCTTATGCTAATTTAAATACACTAGGTACTGTTACAAGCTCTATGGGAACTGGAATTACTGCTTTAGGGGATACTGGAAAGGTGGCCATGCCTAACGCAATTGCAAACACACCAAAACCCAATAATATCGGCGCTGGGACATGGAATAAAACTCTTGCAGCGAATACTGCAACAGCGGCTTCCGATATGAATAAAGTATCTAATTTTGGTACAAAAGTAGGAAATACCGCTATTGTAATAGATGTTGGATGCAGCATTTACCAAGATTATAATGCAGGAAAACCTATAAGCAAAATAGCTTATGATGCCGCAGTGAATGGTGCCGTGGGTATTGGAGGTGTGGGAGCAACAAAACTTTCAACTGTAGCGGGGGAAGGCTTGGGTGGTCCGCCTGGAGCTATAATAGGTGGAGTAGCTGGACCGGTGGCATATACTTATTATGTTGATGTACAAACATACGAAAATTTAGGTAACAAAACAGCTAGACAGTGGGCAATTGATTTATATGATCCTAAAAGATAA
- a CDS encoding RCC1 domain-containing protein, translating to MHKCKKALIFIVTLSLILSNFQFGFADQKLIYEDKENAKPKTNSFESKEDIKAVTVLNNKSQLTTNSSIELSDDSADGKYSLKVSVGNDRTANSCYIDLMTFNSSEELMANQFGKMKLYVKPAQNAKELTVLIDDKTTRSFKVGDRLKSGQWNEIEIDLSLLDSWHNINNVKAMINQNSVWYFDKIELKREKSFDLERLSQASFKSATAEQHNILYYGQSTLNNSMEHGKLSGIKISEDTRNSSESGTIKLKDGIISKIAEDRLKASKDGRYLYYIKSNDGFYKYDRQTQEEILIRKPEVKLDGPSQRVNSFDVNSDTQNIVSNIVDEYTPWVEVSNANGKSLGLKKDGTVWEWTLRFFPDVHCISKQIGGLTGVKSISAGPNHCLALKKDGTVWAWGKNFQGELGNGTTVETETPIRVSNLTDVVSVSAGDNFSCAVKKDGTVWIWGKSDLNDIQKLPTQVLSLKDDNIVSVCAFASYGLAFANDGFYFINGKSKGVNLYKKNDIASPFLISRGNNHLLVLDKQKNVWSFGDNSKGQLGIETTNSGIALNKITNLSNIISITAGYDTSYAIKKDGTIWEWGSSHKGEFLYIPKQQDFSGKKIIAVEDTIGITKFLTNDNRAIYYNKFKDGIDLTNNIDINGQKVTDIGAQYKVDKLQYLSNDILMLKENQYIMNEFDKDIETGIYRYKLFEIKNNGITENIISEDEYLNYLSMNGNQEKYFSYKKEQEKDENAYIISKYGVDRTFTDRGNEVVVTHTNTKGEKVTENVVTLKSYIQAIIENPGKDLLIVKTKPNTKTIIQNTTKNKTNETSTTTSSSTSTAINVPVPINQNTRVDGTKTDSESTSTTVKSVGELSPESTTITNSVQTQEKYDWYAIDVNKKTATLLNFDYDNGTVIGISDNENIVEITYVADSMIFTYRYDRLSGKIVNDESGLENVKFNIYLNTKGPDGGYLKTKLTSLKANVIDIKANSKADTAFVKLQDQKWYMVDAKTKSARELKIDLNDPEIIYVSENNKLYLYDANSRYMIFDVQTEEMKDIRPADADIDKYLVAEDGRQIIYKTTNNELKVKYLDEITEAAGQYYLLSFDGKCTFQSYKNGRWVTVPNPNNLTDESFEKYGMSLLEMNALNSEDFNKLYINDRQIYSVDVAAMIKSGAYYGSQNIRQIRCFINEDDMDSKLYGQKTYMAKEENISLDNVRKINGINAVESVNLPTEYVYFLKKGDKYLTYNEEGEFSEGDSIDSLLKDVRKNWIDLKLAGMTKAELINIPAEALTKEFLTDATSEAVMGIVYAAKLDDGDIAKYKVAFRLSTTENYFESENLKIVIQQNDGKTKEYSNLSKVQVEDFMEWVAGRQVNQGPIFYRLKSGNTNEFINYYMIVNVTVQE from the coding sequence ATGCATAAATGTAAAAAAGCTTTAATATTTATTGTAACTTTGTCACTTATTCTTTCAAATTTTCAATTTGGATTCGCAGACCAAAAGTTGATTTATGAAGATAAAGAAAATGCTAAACCAAAAACCAATTCTTTTGAAAGTAAAGAAGATATAAAAGCTGTAACTGTACTAAATAATAAATCACAATTAACTACAAATAGCTCTATTGAGTTATCTGATGACAGTGCTGATGGAAAATACTCATTAAAAGTAAGTGTTGGTAATGATAGAACGGCAAATTCATGTTATATAGATTTAATGACCTTTAACAGCAGCGAGGAGCTTATGGCTAACCAATTTGGTAAGATGAAGCTATATGTAAAACCCGCCCAAAATGCAAAAGAATTAACAGTTTTGATAGATGATAAAACAACAAGAAGCTTTAAGGTTGGGGATAGATTAAAAAGCGGACAGTGGAATGAGATTGAAATTGATCTTTCTTTACTTGATTCCTGGCATAATATTAATAATGTTAAGGCAATGATAAATCAAAACTCTGTATGGTATTTTGATAAAATAGAGCTTAAAAGGGAAAAGTCATTTGATTTAGAGCGTTTATCTCAGGCATCGTTTAAATCTGCCACAGCTGAGCAACATAATATACTTTATTACGGGCAATCAACACTAAACAATTCTATGGAACATGGAAAGCTCAGTGGCATTAAAATTAGTGAAGATACGAGGAATTCTTCTGAATCGGGAACTATTAAGCTAAAAGACGGCATTATAAGTAAGATTGCTGAAGATAGACTTAAAGCAAGTAAAGATGGACGATACCTATATTATATTAAGAGTAATGATGGGTTTTATAAATATGATAGACAGACGCAGGAAGAGATTCTAATAAGAAAGCCGGAAGTTAAGCTTGATGGCCCTTCACAAAGGGTAAACTCATTTGATGTTAATTCTGATACTCAAAATATTGTTTCAAATATTGTGGATGAATATACACCATGGGTAGAAGTTTCTAATGCAAATGGCAAGAGTTTGGGTTTGAAAAAAGATGGAACAGTTTGGGAATGGACACTTCGTTTTTTTCCTGATGTCCATTGCATATCTAAACAAATAGGAGGGTTAACTGGAGTAAAATCCATTTCTGCAGGACCGAATCATTGCTTGGCACTTAAAAAGGACGGAACTGTTTGGGCCTGGGGCAAGAACTTTCAGGGAGAATTGGGAAACGGAACAACGGTAGAGACAGAGACTCCGATACGCGTTTCTAATTTAACGGATGTTGTCTCAGTAAGTGCAGGGGATAATTTTAGTTGTGCGGTAAAGAAAGATGGAACCGTATGGATCTGGGGAAAATCAGATTTAAACGACATTCAAAAACTGCCAACACAAGTCCTTTCATTAAAAGATGATAACATTGTTTCTGTTTGTGCGTTTGCTTCTTATGGATTAGCCTTTGCTAATGACGGGTTTTATTTTATAAATGGTAAGAGTAAGGGCGTAAATTTATATAAGAAGAATGATATAGCCAGCCCTTTTCTAATCTCAAGGGGGAATAATCATTTGCTCGTTTTGGATAAACAAAAAAACGTATGGTCTTTTGGAGATAATTCAAAAGGCCAATTAGGAATTGAAACTACCAACAGCGGTATTGCACTTAATAAGATTACCAATCTAAGCAACATCATTTCAATAACAGCTGGATATGATACTAGCTATGCTATAAAAAAAGATGGAACCATATGGGAATGGGGTTCAAGCCACAAAGGTGAATTTCTATATATACCAAAGCAGCAAGATTTTTCTGGTAAAAAAATTATTGCTGTGGAGGATACGATAGGTATAACTAAGTTTTTGACAAATGATAATAGAGCTATTTATTATAACAAATTTAAAGATGGAATAGACTTGACTAATAATATAGATATTAATGGGCAAAAGGTAACAGATATTGGTGCACAATATAAGGTTGATAAGTTACAGTATTTATCAAACGATATACTTATGTTAAAAGAAAATCAATATATAATGAATGAATTTGATAAAGATATAGAGACGGGAATTTACCGGTACAAATTATTTGAAATTAAAAATAATGGGATTACTGAAAATATTATATCAGAGGATGAATATCTCAATTATTTGTCTATGAACGGAAATCAAGAAAAATATTTTTCCTATAAAAAGGAACAAGAGAAAGATGAAAATGCCTATATTATTTCCAAATATGGTGTTGACAGGACTTTTACAGATCGAGGAAATGAAGTTGTTGTAACACATACAAATACAAAAGGTGAAAAGGTGACAGAAAACGTAGTTACACTTAAATCCTACATCCAAGCTATAATAGAGAATCCTGGAAAAGATTTGTTGATAGTGAAAACCAAACCAAATACAAAGACGATAATACAAAATACAACTAAAAACAAGACAAATGAAACATCAACAACGACTAGTAGTTCAACTTCCACAGCAATTAATGTTCCAGTGCCTATAAACCAAAATACGCGTGTAGACGGTACAAAAACAGATAGCGAATCTACTTCAACTACAGTAAAAAGTGTAGGAGAACTTTCACCTGAAAGTACTACCATCACAAACTCAGTTCAAACGCAGGAAAAGTATGATTGGTATGCAATAGATGTAAATAAAAAGACGGCTACTTTATTGAATTTTGACTATGATAATGGAACGGTTATAGGAATTAGTGATAATGAGAATATTGTAGAAATAACTTATGTAGCGGATAGTATGATTTTTACTTATCGCTATGATCGACTTTCAGGGAAAATAGTAAATGATGAAAGCGGTCTTGAGAATGTAAAATTCAATATCTACCTCAATACAAAAGGTCCTGACGGTGGGTATTTGAAAACGAAACTTACAAGCTTAAAGGCCAATGTGATTGACATTAAAGCAAACAGCAAAGCAGATACAGCCTTTGTGAAATTACAGGATCAAAAATGGTATATGGTAGATGCGAAAACCAAGTCTGCAAGAGAATTAAAAATAGATTTGAATGATCCGGAGATTATTTATGTAAGCGAGAATAACAAGCTGTACCTCTATGATGCCAATTCCCGATACATGATATTTGATGTGCAGACAGAGGAAATGAAAGATATCCGGCCAGCAGATGCTGATATTGATAAATATTTGGTAGCAGAAGATGGAAGACAGATTATCTATAAGACTACAAATAATGAATTAAAGGTGAAGTATCTAGATGAAATAACCGAAGCTGCAGGACAGTATTATCTACTTTCCTTTGATGGAAAATGCACGTTCCAGAGCTATAAAAATGGAAGATGGGTTACTGTTCCAAATCCCAACAATCTAACAGATGAAAGTTTTGAAAAATACGGCATGAGTCTTTTGGAAATGAATGCACTAAATAGTGAAGATTTTAATAAGCTATATATAAACGACAGACAGATCTACTCTGTAGACGTAGCTGCTATGATAAAATCGGGAGCATATTACGGCTCGCAAAACATCAGGCAAATAAGATGCTTTATCAATGAAGATGATATGGACAGTAAACTGTATGGGCAAAAGACCTATATGGCCAAGGAAGAAAATATTAGTCTTGATAATGTAAGAAAAATAAATGGCATAAATGCGGTAGAGTCCGTTAACTTACCAACAGAATATGTTTATTTTCTAAAAAAAGGAGACAAGTATCTGACATACAATGAAGAGGGTGAATTTAGTGAAGGGGATAGTATAGATTCTTTATTAAAAGATGTCAGGAAGAACTGGATTGATTTAAAGCTAGCAGGTATGACAAAGGCAGAATTAATTAATATTCCCGCAGAAGCGTTGACAAAAGAATTTCTAACAGATGCAACGTCCGAAGCGGTTATGGGGATTGTTTATGCTGCTAAGCTAGATGATGGGGATATTGCAAAATATAAAGTGGCTTTTCGATTAAGTACCACAGAAAATTACTTTGAAAGTGAAAACTTAAAGATTGTTATTCAGCAAAATGATGGGAAAACAAAAGAATACTCCAATCTTTCGAAAGTACAGGTGGAGGATTTTATGGAATGGGTGGCAGGAAGACAGGTAAATCAAGGTCCAATTTTCTACCGCTTAAAAAGTGGAAACACAAATGAGTTTATAAACTATTACATGATTGTCAACGTGACAGTTCAGGAATAA